GCGTTCTTCTAAAATTGCGGCTTGACGACTTTGTTCTGCGAGAGAAGTTAAATGGATGGCTAAGGTGGCTTGCTGTGCTAGGGCAATAATCAATTCAATATTTGCAGGTAAACCCGTTCTGGGTTCTCGAAAACACAAACCAATGAATCCCAAGGGGCGATCGCCCAAAATTAAAGGTACACGTACAATAGAACGATGTCCTTGAGCGCGATGCCATTTAATTCTTGCGCCGAGCAATTTCTTGTTATCCTCGACATTAAAAAAAATTACCTCGCCCTTAAATAGCGCCTCTTGCCAATAAGAAAAAATATTTGCGGAAATTGGCAGACGAAATTGCACAAATTCGGGATCTGTGTGGATCGGAATCACTTTACCTTCTCTGACATAACGTTTCATCAAACTAGTGTTAGTTGATGCGTCATACAAAAACAAAGCGGCGGCATAGGATTTGGCTTGGGCGGAGGCTTCTAGTAAAATATGTTCCCAGAATGTTTCTAAATCTGGTTCATCTGCCAATCGATTCACACAACCACGCAGTGATTCATTGGCTCTAACTAATTCTGCGACTCGTTTTTCTACAGTACTGGCGCGTTCTTGAATCAGATGTGCTACTAATTGTTTGCGATGCAGCGCGGCTCCAATTCCCTCCGCCGCAGTGGTGAGGACATCCATTTCTTGCTGACTCCAATGGCGCGGCGTAACACAATCATCAAAAGCCACACAACCGATGTAGCGTCCTTCGATGAATAAGGGTACACCTCCAGAAGATTTAATGTTTAGTGATTGGAATTGCGCTTTGAGGGAATGGGGTAAGTCATCTATTAAATACCAGATGGAACGACCTGCATATAGTTCTTTCAGTAAAATTTCGGCATCATCATTATCAATAACTGCCATTGTCGGATGATGAATTTGGGGAGAAATACCTCCAGCTACCCATTCATAGGTGATGCAGTGTTGTAATTTTTGGGTGGTTGGGTTTTGGCGTTCAAGGATGACTTGCACGCGACTAATTTTGGCGACTGTACCAATGGCTTGTAAAGCTTGAGGAATTGCTACATCAATATCTTCTGCATCTAAGAGATTTTTGGTAACTTGGGCAACTACAGACAGTAAGCGATCGCGTTGTTGTAACTCTTGGTTAACTTTTGCTAATTCTTCTGTGCGTTTTTGTTCGGTTTGGCGAATACGTTGACGCTGAATGGCACTACCAATACAAGCGGCGGCGGTTTTTAACAATGTTAATTCGGCGGTGCTGGGGTGTTTGGCTTGACGACAGTGATCAAAACTCAAAACTCCCCAAAATAGTTCTTCGACAAAAATCGGCACAGCGAACAATGCTTTCACACCAATTGCCGCTTGTCCACTACGAAACGGTTCTGGCATTTCTTCGAGCCAACAGCTAATACTTTCACCTGCTTGCAGGCGTTGATACCATTCCTCAATCCCGGTGTAGGTTCCTTGGGCTGTTGTGGGATGGGAGATTTGAGCAATGATATTCGGTGCATTCCATTCATACAGCGATCGCCAACCAGGTAGAGTAGATAATGGAATGGGAAAATGTTCAATCACACCCAAGCGATCGCAATCTAAACTTTCACCCATCACTTGTAAAGCCGTCTTCACCGCTTCATCAAAGTTATCAATGGTGAGTAAAGCATTCACCGCTATAGTTGTGGCTTCTAAAATGCGATCGCCAAAGTGCGATCGCATTCCATTGCTATTTTCTCCCAAATAATTCGGCGCTAACAATTGTCCCTTATCCCCCTTGTCTACCTTGTCTCCCCTCTCTCCCTTGTCTATTCATCCATCAAACCAAATTCCGATAGAATTCTCGACTTAAGATTTTCATAGCCTTTCGTTAACGTACCGTCAATAAATTTGATCAGCAATCATCCTATGCAAATGACGGTCGCAGACTAACGGAGGACAAGTGAGCAAGTATTTAAAATTCTATGGCATAAATCAAACATGGCAGTGGCTAAGGCAGACTTTTAGACATAAGTTATTTTTCCGCTTATCTGCAATAGTGCTGGTGACTGTTTTCCTGAGTTTAGGTGTGCATTCTATCGCGGCTCAACCAGTAGCTAATACACCCAGTCCCAAAGTCATTTTAATTTCTCTCGATGGTGCCACACCCGATTTTGTCGAGCAGTACTTAAGGGATGGTGTATTAAACCGCAGCCAAGGATTAGGATTACTCAGAAGACAAGGTGTGTATGCTGAAAGAAATATTACTTGCAGTGCCTCTTTAACTGCGGCTTGTCATGTAGCTATTGGTACAGGTTCCACTGCTGCCCGCAATGATATTAACTCTAATACATTTCACTTAGTTGCCAGTCCCTTTACCTCTAACATTAGTGGTTTTGGCGCACCAATTGGTGGTTATTCTACAATCGGCCCTAGCGCCAGTGTACAACCAACGGCAGAACCAATTTGGGTCGGGCTTCAGCGCAATGGTAAGCAAGTGGTGGCGGCTACCTTTCCCGGTGCAGATGGAGTTGATGTCAGAGTTCCTGGTTTAACTAATAGCCCAATTATTCAACCAGCCAGCAACAGAACTGTATCTTACACCGTTCCCTTTGGGGCGTTTGCGGGGGTAGGTGCAAGAGGTTTTAGTTTAACTGCTGCTGAATTTAGTTCTGCAACTAGTTTGATAGTGACGCAATTAAATAACGCAGGCAGAATTTCTTACAGCCCGATTTTACAAGCAAGTTTAAATGATCAGTTTACTGTTGGTGGTGTCAATTATAATATTCAAGTTGCCGCACTAGATACAACAAACGATCGCCGCACCAATTACGACACATTAGTATTTTTTGATGCTCAACTTGGTATTCCCACAGGGACTTTTAGTTTACCTGCAACTGGCCCGGCTTATGTGAAGGCGAGCGATCGTAAATCTAGTTTATTTTATTTAGAAGGCAGTTCTAATCAAGCAGGTACAGCATTTTACGTCAGCAATCTCGCACCCGACTTGAGTACCGTTCGCATTGCACGTTATTCTGCAAATGCAATTCCCCGTAACCCCGCAGTGCAAACCAGTGTCGATGATGTTCTTAGTAACGTTGGTTTTTGGTCGCCCCAAGCTGATTTCCGCATTCCAGAACGCCTCAGCCCAGGATTTACCACTTTCCCCGACAGCGAACTAGAAGATATTTACGAAGACCAAGTACAATTATTTGTTGATTATCAAACCCGACTAGCATTGAGAGCCATTAACCAAAATCCCAATGCAGATTTAGTCATGGTTTATATTGAACAACCAGATGGCTCAGAACACCAATTTTTATTAACTGATTCTCGTCAACCTAGTGATCCGACCAATCCATTATCCATTGGCGCTAGACAAGATAAAGCCAAAGTAGCGCGATATAGAACTTACGTACAAGCTGGTTATCAAGCCGCTAATAATGCCGTTCAGCGCATCATCAACGCAGTGGGGACAAATCGCCAAGGTACACCCAACAGTAACATTTTAGTTGTTTCCGATCATGGCTTTGCTCCCTTTCACACAGCTGTTAACTTAAATAACTACCTGAGAAATCGCGGCTTTGACTTAACTAAAGTCCGCGCCGTCACATCAGGGCCAGCCGCCAACATTTATATTAATCTCCAAGGACGTGAACCTAACGGTGTTGTCAGTCGTGCGGAATACATTACATTACAACAGCAACTGATCACAGCATTGCGGGAATTAGTAGATAACAATCCTAATTACTTGCGGGGAAGACAACAAGCAGTTTTTGACTTAATTTACCCCCGCCCATTACCCAGCGATGTCAACGATCCAAAATTTGGTTTAGGTACAAGCGAATTTGTCGGTCAAGATACTGGTGATGTGTTTGCAATTATGCGATCGGGATACAATTTTGACGGTATACAAAATCCCATCATCACCCGTTTAGGAGACACAGATAATTCTGTATTTTCCGTACCAAATTTCTACGGGGCGCATGGTTATGATCCCACAATTCCCAGTCTCAGCGCCATCTTTTATGCTGCTGGCCCTGACATTCAGCGTCGTGGTAACATTGGCAGAATTCGCAATATCGATATTGCCCCAACCATCAACAGTTTACTAAACGTTCCCTCTGCTCCCACAGTTCAAGGACGAGCTTTAAATATTCAGGGAAGAGGTGAGAGGTAACAGGTTATAACAAAGTCAGTTGGGTGGAGCGATCGCTTTACCCAACATACAACACTTTAGTTGCAATCAAGTAGCTAAAAAAACTTTTTTTACCTTATACTCCTACTATATATACAGATTTAGTTAGTAATCTCTTCTTTCTCTTTGCGCCCTTTGCGCTCTTTGCGGTTCGTTAAAAAAATTGACTTGAACCAATAGTTTAAGACTTAAATAAACCTTATTGCTACGCCGTGTGCGACTTTCTCTCAAACCTAACCCCCAACCCCTTCCCTACCAGGGAAGGGGAGCAAGATTCAAAGCCTCTCTCCGTTTCGGGGAGAGGTTTGGAGAGGGGTTTCAAGAATAAGTCGCACATCGCGTTATTGCTTTAATATTCTGTTCTCTCAAAGACTTCTCATAATGAATTAATAAGTAAGCCCGGTGCATTAACAATATGAAGCAACACATTAACAATGTGACTGGATACATTAATAATGTGACTGAGTACATTCACAATGTGACTTGGTACATTCACAATGTGAGGCGACGTATTCACAACGTGAGGCAACATTATAACATTGCTGATTAAACAACTAGTAAAGCGTTGTATTTCCTTACTCTCCTTGCTGCTTAATAGCTTTCCGCGCTAACTTAACATAGGTTTTCACCGTTTCCGGGAGCATTTGTAAATCATCTGCGATCGCCTGTAATGATTCTCCCATTTCTCGACGCGCTAAGATAGTTGCCCATGTAGAAGCAATTTTATCAGTGCGATCGCCCCCCTTACGTTTGCGTTGGGCTGTAAATAATTCCGTCAGTTCTTCAATTCTTTCTGCCAACATATTGGTTAACAACTGCGCCGTTGTTGTTGAGTTTTGTTCTACCCACTCCAAGCGAGTTTGTCCCAAACCAAAAGTTGTTTTATGTCCCGTACCGCAGTAGGGCGCAAGTCTCACCAAAGCATAAAATAACTGCGTAAATTCAGTATTTGCCAAACCCACCTTACTCAAACCCAAAGAAATCGCCCCCGTAAACCCTGTAACAGAACCTTGTTTTCCGGCTGCAACTTTCATCGATTCCAAACGGTGTTGATGAATAATCACATTTTCATCAACCCATTTCAAAAAAGCCTCTGCTTCTACAGACATCCCAGAAAAATCATTCCATCGCCGCAAGTAACTGTGAAACAAATTTTCAGGGACTGGTAGCGGGAAATGATGACCTTTGCGGCGAAAACTAGTGGGTGAAACAAAACTCAGATTAACAAAGACTTTAGCAATTGTGCATAAGTCGTGGGAGGATGGGCAATATTCACCTGTTTAATTGCTAAAGGTGTACCACTCAACTCGATAGTTTTGGGTAAATGAGTCAACCACTGCTGAAGAAATAATGCTACTTTTGGCGATAGTGCATTGACTTGCCAATGGTAAATTTGGTTAGCGACTAACTTCAGTTGCTTCCCACTCGGTAACAATTGACCTTCTAGCGCCGAAATATTGAAAGGTTTTTCCGACTCGCCATCATGGAGATAAGCTGATAACTCAGGATCAACTTGTCGCACCTGATCAAGAAACCAAGCATGAAGCCCAATCGTATACTGTGAGTAAAGCGAAGCAGAAACCGTTGCTTCCAAATCAAACACCAAACCCACTAATTCAGTCTCATCCGCCCATGTAATACCAATTCACGAAATTACTGATACAAATCACTTCCTCTACACCTTTGTTTCCGGTCGCCGAGCGGAGTCGAGGCGCTGCTTGCCTATCTGTATCATGTTTAGAGTGAAATGGTATAAGAACTGAAGACGTAGACGCAGACTTAGCTTTTGGCTGACGCTTCGTGGTTGTAGCTGCTCGTGGCATTGCTATAAGATACTTAACTGATGTTCAATATTCTAAGCAATTCCATCCCCAAAAGGGGAAAATTCTTCATCAATCATCATTGATAGAATAAATAAACATAAATTGTGATGTGGCTCAGTCATCAGTTATGAATTTTCAACATATACTTGATTTTTCACTGATTCCTGATTGCTATTTATAGTTAACTGAGACTGCGAGGAATTATGCTATTAACTGAACGTCGTGCTGACCGAGTAGTTCTCCATAATATTGGTTGGCAAAAATTTGAGAGTTTACTAGTAGACTTAGGTGAGAACCGAGCCGCTAAAATAGCTTACGATGATGGCACATTAGAGATTATGACACCATTACCAGAACACGAATATTACAAAGAAATAATTGGTGACATCATCAAAGATACGGCAGAAATTTTAGAGATAGATTACGAGTGTTATGGTTCAGCCACCTGGAAACAAGAATTAAAAAAAGCTGGAATAGAATCTGATAATTGCTTTTATTTTCAAAATGAAGCATTAATTAGAGGTAAGCTCAAGTTTGATTTAAATCAAGACCCTCCTCCCGATTTAGCTTTAGAAATTGATGTTACCAGTAAATCGTTAGATAGATTTTCAATTTATGCAAGGTTAGGTGTGCCGGAAATTTGGTGTTATGACACTGGAGAAATCAAAATTTACCAATTGCAAGGGGAAGAATATATTCAAACAAAAACAAGTTTAGTATTTCCCCATTTAAATATTTTAGAAATTCCCTCACTAATTGAAAAATACCGTATGGCAGGAAAAAGGGTATTTCGACAAGCAATCAGGGAATGGGTAAGGGGACAGATCAGGGAACAAGAGAAATAAAATGGGGCTGTGGGGGTGGGTGCGATCGCTCTTGAGGTTGAAAATTTGCGGGTGTGGGGAGTGCGATCGCTTAATTTGTTAGTAACTACCTTAATTAATGAACCAATTTTCTATGTCTATACCATTAAAATCCTGAAAATCTGCCACATTATTAGTTACTAAAATTAAGCTATTTGTGACTGCAATACTCGCTATTTGACCATCAATAAAACCAGGAGTTTTACCAACTTTTGATAATCTAGCTCTTTCTTGAGCGTGATGTTGTGCAGATTTCATATCATAATTAAATAAAGGTATTTGTGCTAGAACTACACTATTTATATAATCTTCTATATCTTGACGTTTTTTAGAAATAGGCAGACGTAAACAGCCGTATAGCATCTCATGAATAACTAGGGTAGCAGTGGATAGTTCTTGACTATACAGCCTTAGCTTGGCCATAACTGCTTCATTCGGATGAGGTCTTTTAGCCTCTGATAAGATGTTAGTATCTAGTAAATACTTTAAACTCATAAATTTACTTCTCTGCCTGGTGATTTATCTCGTAAATCCTCAAATGTGTCATCGTCAATACTCTCTAAATCAACTCTTTGTCTAAAGTTTTGTAAAGCTGACCAGAAGTCATTAATTTCTTTATCTTCTCTGATGTCTTCTTGTTTATCAGATATATGTAATGGGTTTTGAAGCGATAATTTATATTTAAGAAATTGGATAAAATCTAAAACCTCTTGTTGTTTATCTGTGGGTAGTTCTCGCAAGGTTTCTAAAACTGTTTGTTCGATGTTCATAGCGTTACCTCTGCTATATGAGATGCAGTTTTATTCTAACGTGATTGGTTGGATGAGAATTTAAGGGTGTGGGGTGCGTGCGATTGCTCTTGAGGTTGGGAATTTGGAGGTGTGGGGTGGGTGCGATCGCTGTTTTATTTTATGGAAATTTAGAGGTGTAATCGCTTCACTTCATTAATTTGTAGTATCAGATATCCTCTACTAATGGTTAAATAATGATCCCAAACTGTCTACAGAGGCAAAGCAGATTTTTTCTATAATTTTGCGTAAATTCTACACATTGATAAACAAATAAGATCGATGAAAGCTACTTGTGAAGTTATTTATTTAATATTATCTGTACAAAATTTAGTGTTAAGGTTATGCTATTGATTATTAAACCTAGACATAAAGAATTTAATCAAAGACAAACTATGGCAAAACTTATTGTATATGGTAATGTTAATCCCTCTACTTTCGCTAATTCAATAGTTGTAGCAAATAGTAAGTCTATCGAGATTTTCAACGAACCTTTAACTAATATTTTTGTTATCCATTCTCAAGAATCACATAAAAAACTTTACAGAGACCCTAATTGTCCAAACTGGATAGAGCATTTAGCTAATCATGGAATTTCCCATGATTCTTTAATCAATCGTACCATAGACATAAATAATTCTAATGAATCCACAAAAAAACTTATTGAATATATTGAGATGATTGCAACTCATAATACAGTGAATTCCCACTTAATTATTGATTTAACAAATGGTACTTCATTTCAAAAGAATCTACTGTCTGTTGTTGCTTATATTCTAGATATAAAGTATCAATTTATAATTGATATTACTAAATTAATGGAGAGAATAAAAGGAACTTTAGGTTTTCATGGTATTGAAGACTTATTACCAAGTTATGTTCCAGTACCAGATACTACTAAGCTAGATGATATCGCCTATCTAGGGTTAGCAGAAGTAGCTCGCTATAAGAGAATTATAGAACTTCATACACAGAGATTTAAAAATATTAATAGTGATACTGCTGATGAAGAATTCTTCAGAGATAATCTTATTCATTCCATACAACTGAAACTGCAAGGAGATAAGAAAAGAGATAACACTGTATATCGAATTGCTGTTTCTTCCTTATCGGCTAGTATAGAAGATTTAATAACTGTGATGATATGTAATTTTAGTTTAAAATCCAATTCAAATGAGATTTATAAAATTTACAAAAAAACTCTTGGTAATAAGATGAAAGATATTGAAAAGATGGTAAAGCAAGATGCTTCATCTGATTTTGATATTGAATTTTTTCAAAAATTTAATGATTTTATACTTTATCTTAGAAATAGCACTACTCACAAAGGAAAGTTATTGACAGATATTGAAAAATTCAAGGCAGATTTATCTATTAAAATGTCATTTCCATTTATTGAATTTTATACAGATATTATACATCCTATTTTAGCGAAAGATACTCCTACTCAAGCCCCAAAAAAAACTAGAGAAATTTTTGATAAAGATATATCTTCAAATGAAATATTATATTACGGATTAGATGGTGATAATACTGGAGAAATACTAGAACATCTGTTTCTCGATTCTAGTGCTGAACAACAATTTAAACAAATTAGTGATTCAATTAGTCAGGCAGTTTGTAAAATCGGCGAGAAAGTTTGTACTTCATCACATGGACAAATAATTTTCCAAGCTGGAGATGATTTACTATTTAAGGGTAATTTCAACCGCAGCACACTTCATGAGATGCAAAAAACTTATCGAAATATTACTAATGGCTTGACTTGCT
This sequence is a window from Aulosira sp. FACHB-615. Protein-coding genes within it:
- a CDS encoding GAF domain-containing sensor histidine kinase; translated protein: MLAPNYLGENSNGMRSHFGDRILEATTIAVNALLTIDNFDEAVKTALQVMGESLDCDRLGVIEHFPIPLSTLPGWRSLYEWNAPNIIAQISHPTTAQGTYTGIEEWYQRLQAGESISCWLEEMPEPFRSGQAAIGVKALFAVPIFVEELFWGVLSFDHCRQAKHPSTAELTLLKTAAACIGSAIQRQRIRQTEQKRTEELAKVNQELQQRDRLLSVVAQVTKNLLDAEDIDVAIPQALQAIGTVAKISRVQVILERQNPTTQKLQHCITYEWVAGGISPQIHHPTMAVIDNDDAEILLKELYAGRSIWYLIDDLPHSLKAQFQSLNIKSSGGVPLFIEGRYIGCVAFDDCVTPRHWSQQEMDVLTTAAEGIGAALHRKQLVAHLIQERASTVEKRVAELVRANESLRGCVNRLADEPDLETFWEHILLEASAQAKSYAAALFLYDASTNTSLMKRYVREGKVIPIHTDPEFVQFRLPISANIFSYWQEALFKGEVIFFNVEDNKKLLGARIKWHRAQGHRSIVRVPLILGDRPLGFIGLCFREPRTGLPANIELIIALAQQATLAIHLTSLAEQSRQAAILEERNRMAREIHDTLAQAFTGVIVQLGAASRIIPQDLPEVQEHITQARELAREGLAEARRSVNALRPQILETQNLPTAFHHLVTQMSAVIDTQIICKIIGEAYPLTVDVENNLLRIGQEALTNAIKHAFASEIVIELVYEPTQLILRVKDNGKGFAPESLAVVKGFGLMGIKERSDRIKAQLTIKSLPQPGTEITILIRRD
- a CDS encoding alkaline phosphatase family protein, with protein sequence MSKYLKFYGINQTWQWLRQTFRHKLFFRLSAIVLVTVFLSLGVHSIAAQPVANTPSPKVILISLDGATPDFVEQYLRDGVLNRSQGLGLLRRQGVYAERNITCSASLTAACHVAIGTGSTAARNDINSNTFHLVASPFTSNISGFGAPIGGYSTIGPSASVQPTAEPIWVGLQRNGKQVVAATFPGADGVDVRVPGLTNSPIIQPASNRTVSYTVPFGAFAGVGARGFSLTAAEFSSATSLIVTQLNNAGRISYSPILQASLNDQFTVGGVNYNIQVAALDTTNDRRTNYDTLVFFDAQLGIPTGTFSLPATGPAYVKASDRKSSLFYLEGSSNQAGTAFYVSNLAPDLSTVRIARYSANAIPRNPAVQTSVDDVLSNVGFWSPQADFRIPERLSPGFTTFPDSELEDIYEDQVQLFVDYQTRLALRAINQNPNADLVMVYIEQPDGSEHQFLLTDSRQPSDPTNPLSIGARQDKAKVARYRTYVQAGYQAANNAVQRIINAVGTNRQGTPNSNILVVSDHGFAPFHTAVNLNNYLRNRGFDLTKVRAVTSGPAANIYINLQGREPNGVVSRAEYITLQQQLITALRELVDNNPNYLRGRQQAVFDLIYPRPLPSDVNDPKFGLGTSEFVGQDTGDVFAIMRSGYNFDGIQNPIITRLGDTDNSVFSVPNFYGAHGYDPTIPSLSAIFYAAGPDIQRRGNIGRIRNIDIAPTINSLLNVPSAPTVQGRALNIQGRGER
- a CDS encoding Uma2 family endonuclease is translated as MLLTERRADRVVLHNIGWQKFESLLVDLGENRAAKIAYDDGTLEIMTPLPEHEYYKEIIGDIIKDTAEILEIDYECYGSATWKQELKKAGIESDNCFYFQNEALIRGKLKFDLNQDPPPDLALEIDVTSKSLDRFSIYARLGVPEIWCYDTGEIKIYQLQGEEYIQTKTSLVFPHLNILEIPSLIEKYRMAGKRVFRQAIREWVRGQIREQEK
- a CDS encoding type II toxin-antitoxin system VapC family toxin, with the protein product MSLKYLLDTNILSEAKRPHPNEAVMAKLRLYSQELSTATLVIHEMLYGCLRLPISKKRQDIEDYINSVVLAQIPLFNYDMKSAQHHAQERARLSKVGKTPGFIDGQIASIAVTNSLILVTNNVADFQDFNGIDIENWFIN
- a CDS encoding DUF2281 domain-containing protein; its protein translation is MNIEQTVLETLRELPTDKQQEVLDFIQFLKYKLSLQNPLHISDKQEDIREDKEINDFWSALQNFRQRVDLESIDDDTFEDLRDKSPGREVNL
- a CDS encoding mCpol domain-containing protein, which gives rise to MAKLIVYGNVNPSTFANSIVVANSKSIEIFNEPLTNIFVIHSQESHKKLYRDPNCPNWIEHLANHGISHDSLINRTIDINNSNESTKKLIEYIEMIATHNTVNSHLIIDLTNGTSFQKNLLSVVAYILDIKYQFIIDITKLMERIKGTLGFHGIEDLLPSYVPVPDTTKLDDIAYLGLAEVARYKRIIELHTQRFKNINSDTADEEFFRDNLIHSIQLKLQGDKKRDNTVYRIAVSSLSASIEDLITVMICNFSLKSNSNEIYKIYKKTLGNKMKDIEKMVKQDASSDFDIEFFQKFNDFILYLRNSTTHKGKLLTDIEKFKADLSIKMSFPFIEFYTDIIHPILAKDTPTQAPKKTREIFDKDISSNEILYYGLDGDNTGEILEHLFLDSSAEQQFKQISDSISQAVCKIGEKVCTSSHGQIIFQAGDDLLFKGNFNRSTLHEMQKTYRNITNGLTCSIGYGRSLMETFLALKIAKSRHNKNSIVGIEIK